The Phoenix dactylifera cultivar Barhee BC4 chromosome 17, palm_55x_up_171113_PBpolish2nd_filt_p, whole genome shotgun sequence genome contains a region encoding:
- the LOC103706389 gene encoding type I inositol polyphosphate 5-phosphatase 2 isoform X3 translates to MKTRKGKRSESFWPSMVMRKWLNIKPKVYEFSEDEVDTESEDDDARNASLDSFFEIVGSKHGYPTQASVYNSLGTQTKGTSSRLRRRKSETLRVHYIRKKDVRVMIGTWNVAGRVPIEDLELDEWLCTKEPADMYILGFQEVVPLNAGNVLGAEDSRPIPKWEAIIRRTLNKSSQPRTLCKSYSAPLSPVSRSSTPTVGSSRTAQLADNGSLFEGESPKKLINMEMELQWDRVHAANGASKLDWPEYSFDTPPQAPTSRSKLRRVLSSYPRIGFDWPEGSQAVNAGLKRVYHSSGNLGMLWSEQQETSDVLNSLNDVPDRLSEEEEDSSSVNVADEHDVKNQEECLRRSARFVRVVSKQMVGIYISVWVCRRLRRHINNLKVSQVGVGLMGYMGNKGSVSVSMSLFQTKLCFVCSHLTSGHKEGDQHKRNSDVHDILQRTRFSSILDADQPQTIPTHECDRILWSGKGIRQLSYWRSDLSLSDHRPVSAIFLVEVEVFDERKLERVLNFTSAG, encoded by the exons ATGAAAACCAGGAAAGGAAAGCGCTCTGAG TCCTTTTGGCCATCGATGGTGATGAGGAAGTGGCTCAACATTAAGCCGAAGGTGTATGAGTTCAGTGAGGATGAGGTTGACACTGAGAGCGAGGATGATG ATGCAAGAAACGCTAGCTTGGACTCGTTCTTTGAAATCGTGGGGAGTAAACATGGATACCCAACTCAAGCATCAG TTTATAACTCTTTAGGAACACAAACAAAAGGAACCTCGTCAAGACTTCggagaagaaaatcagaaacttTACGTGTTCACTATATACGTAAAAAAGATGTGAG GGTGATGATTGGAACATGGAATGTTGCTGGAAGGGTCCCAATTGAGGATCTTGAGCTTGATGAATGGCTATGTACCAAGGAACCGGCAGACATGTATATTCTTGG TTTTCAAGAGGTGGTCCCTTTAAACGCTGGGAATGTATTAGGAGCCGAGGATAGCAGGCCAATTCCAAAATGGGAGGCCATTATTAGAAGAACACTAAACAAATCTTCACAACCCAGGACATTATGTAAGAGTTACAGTGCTCCTCTCTCACCGGTGTCGAGGTCTTCGACTCCTACTGTTGGGAGCAGCAGGACTGCTCAGCTTGCTGATAATGGTTCCTTATTCGAAGGAGAAAGCCCAAAGAAGCTAATCAACATGGAGATGGAGTTACAGTGGGACAGGGTTCATGCTGCCAATGGCGCCAGTAAACTAGACTGGCCTGAATATTCATTTGATACGCCACCGCAAGCTCCGACTTCTAGATCAAAATTGAGAAGAGTCCTGAGCAGCTATCCAagaattggatttgattggccGGAGGGATCGCAAGCAGTGAATGCTGGGCTAAAACGAGTTTACCATAGCTCAGGGAACCTTGGAATGCTGTGGTCAGAGCAGCAAGAGACATCTGATGttcttaattcattaaatgatgTTCCTGACAGGCTttctgaagaagaggaagattcTTCCTCAGTAAATGTAGCAGACGAACATGATGTCAAGAATCAAGAAGAATGTTTAAGACGTAGTGCTAGATTTGTGCGCGTCGTCAGCAAGCAGATGGTTGGTATTTACATCTCCGTCTGGGTTTGTCGAAGGCTGAGGagacacataaacaatttgAAGGTATCTCAAGTTGGTGTTGGACTTATGGGCTACATGGGAAACAAG GGGTCTGTTTCTGTCAGCATGTCTCTTTTCCAAACTAAGTTGTGCTTCGTCTGTTCTCATCTGACATCAGGCCATAAGGAGGGTGATCAACATAAACGGAATTCTGATGTGCATGATATCTTACAACGCACTCGATTTTCTTCTATATTAGATGCTGATCAGCCGCAGACGATTCCAACACATGA GTGCGATCGTATTCTTTGGTCGGGGAAGGGCATCAGACAACTTTCATATTGGAGGTCCGACTTGAGTCTCTCAGATCATCGTCCGGTTAGCGCGATCTTCTTGGTTGAAGTTGAAGTCTTTGACGAGCGAAAACTTGAAAGAGTTCTAAACTTTACTAGTGCTGGATAG
- the LOC103706389 gene encoding type I inositol polyphosphate 5-phosphatase 2 isoform X1, which yields MKTRKGKRSESFWPSMVMRKWLNIKPKVYEFSEDEVDTESEDDDARNASLDSFFEIVGSKHGYPTQASVYNSLGTQTKGTSSRLRRRKSETLRVHYIRKKDVRVMIGTWNVAGRVPIEDLELDEWLCTKEPADMYILGFQEVVPLNAGNVLGAEDSRPIPKWEAIIRRTLNKSSQPRTLCKSYSAPLSPVSRSSTPTVGSSRTAQLADNGSLFEGESPKKLINMEMELQWDRVHAANGASKLDWPEYSFDTPPQAPTSRSKLRRVLSSYPRIGFDWPEGSQAVNAGLKRVYHSSGNLGMLWSEQQETSDVLNSLNDVPDRLSEEEEDSSSVNVADEHDVKNQEECLRRSARFVRVVSKQMVGIYISVWVCRRLRRHINNLKVSQVGVGLMGYMGNKGSVSVSMSLFQTKLCFVCSHLTSGHKEGDQHKRNSDVHDILQRTRFSSILDADQPQTIPTHDRIFWFGDLNYRLNISDAEVRELVAKKRWDELMNFDQLNNELRKGRIFDGWREGRISFPPTYKYEINSNRYVGENAREGEKKRSPAWCDRILWSGKGIRQLSYWRSDLSLSDHRPVSAIFLVEVEVFDERKLERVLNFTSAG from the exons ATGAAAACCAGGAAAGGAAAGCGCTCTGAG TCCTTTTGGCCATCGATGGTGATGAGGAAGTGGCTCAACATTAAGCCGAAGGTGTATGAGTTCAGTGAGGATGAGGTTGACACTGAGAGCGAGGATGATG ATGCAAGAAACGCTAGCTTGGACTCGTTCTTTGAAATCGTGGGGAGTAAACATGGATACCCAACTCAAGCATCAG TTTATAACTCTTTAGGAACACAAACAAAAGGAACCTCGTCAAGACTTCggagaagaaaatcagaaacttTACGTGTTCACTATATACGTAAAAAAGATGTGAG GGTGATGATTGGAACATGGAATGTTGCTGGAAGGGTCCCAATTGAGGATCTTGAGCTTGATGAATGGCTATGTACCAAGGAACCGGCAGACATGTATATTCTTGG TTTTCAAGAGGTGGTCCCTTTAAACGCTGGGAATGTATTAGGAGCCGAGGATAGCAGGCCAATTCCAAAATGGGAGGCCATTATTAGAAGAACACTAAACAAATCTTCACAACCCAGGACATTATGTAAGAGTTACAGTGCTCCTCTCTCACCGGTGTCGAGGTCTTCGACTCCTACTGTTGGGAGCAGCAGGACTGCTCAGCTTGCTGATAATGGTTCCTTATTCGAAGGAGAAAGCCCAAAGAAGCTAATCAACATGGAGATGGAGTTACAGTGGGACAGGGTTCATGCTGCCAATGGCGCCAGTAAACTAGACTGGCCTGAATATTCATTTGATACGCCACCGCAAGCTCCGACTTCTAGATCAAAATTGAGAAGAGTCCTGAGCAGCTATCCAagaattggatttgattggccGGAGGGATCGCAAGCAGTGAATGCTGGGCTAAAACGAGTTTACCATAGCTCAGGGAACCTTGGAATGCTGTGGTCAGAGCAGCAAGAGACATCTGATGttcttaattcattaaatgatgTTCCTGACAGGCTttctgaagaagaggaagattcTTCCTCAGTAAATGTAGCAGACGAACATGATGTCAAGAATCAAGAAGAATGTTTAAGACGTAGTGCTAGATTTGTGCGCGTCGTCAGCAAGCAGATGGTTGGTATTTACATCTCCGTCTGGGTTTGTCGAAGGCTGAGGagacacataaacaatttgAAGGTATCTCAAGTTGGTGTTGGACTTATGGGCTACATGGGAAACAAG GGGTCTGTTTCTGTCAGCATGTCTCTTTTCCAAACTAAGTTGTGCTTCGTCTGTTCTCATCTGACATCAGGCCATAAGGAGGGTGATCAACATAAACGGAATTCTGATGTGCATGATATCTTACAACGCACTCGATTTTCTTCTATATTAGATGCTGATCAGCCGCAGACGATTCCAACACATGA CCGAATTTTCTGGTTTGGAGACCTGAATTACCGTCTAAATATATCGGATGCTGAAGTAAGGGAACTTGTTGCTAAGAAAAGATGGGATGAACTCATGAACTTTGATCAG CTAAACAATGAGCTAAGAAAAGGGCGCATATTTGATGGATGGAGGGAGGGGCGCATTAGTTTTCCACCTACTTACAAATATGAgatcaactcaaatagataTGTTGGAGAAAAtgctagagaaggagagaagaagaggtcCCCAGCATG GTGCGATCGTATTCTTTGGTCGGGGAAGGGCATCAGACAACTTTCATATTGGAGGTCCGACTTGAGTCTCTCAGATCATCGTCCGGTTAGCGCGATCTTCTTGGTTGAAGTTGAAGTCTTTGACGAGCGAAAACTTGAAAGAGTTCTAAACTTTACTAGTGCTGGATAG
- the LOC103706389 gene encoding type I inositol polyphosphate 5-phosphatase 2 isoform X2, with the protein MKTRKGKRSESFWPSMVMRKWLNIKPKVYEFSEDEVDTESEDDDARNASLDSFFEIVGSKHGYPTQASGTQTKGTSSRLRRRKSETLRVHYIRKKDVRVMIGTWNVAGRVPIEDLELDEWLCTKEPADMYILGFQEVVPLNAGNVLGAEDSRPIPKWEAIIRRTLNKSSQPRTLCKSYSAPLSPVSRSSTPTVGSSRTAQLADNGSLFEGESPKKLINMEMELQWDRVHAANGASKLDWPEYSFDTPPQAPTSRSKLRRVLSSYPRIGFDWPEGSQAVNAGLKRVYHSSGNLGMLWSEQQETSDVLNSLNDVPDRLSEEEEDSSSVNVADEHDVKNQEECLRRSARFVRVVSKQMVGIYISVWVCRRLRRHINNLKVSQVGVGLMGYMGNKGSVSVSMSLFQTKLCFVCSHLTSGHKEGDQHKRNSDVHDILQRTRFSSILDADQPQTIPTHDRIFWFGDLNYRLNISDAEVRELVAKKRWDELMNFDQLNNELRKGRIFDGWREGRISFPPTYKYEINSNRYVGENAREGEKKRSPAWCDRILWSGKGIRQLSYWRSDLSLSDHRPVSAIFLVEVEVFDERKLERVLNFTSAG; encoded by the exons ATGAAAACCAGGAAAGGAAAGCGCTCTGAG TCCTTTTGGCCATCGATGGTGATGAGGAAGTGGCTCAACATTAAGCCGAAGGTGTATGAGTTCAGTGAGGATGAGGTTGACACTGAGAGCGAGGATGATG ATGCAAGAAACGCTAGCTTGGACTCGTTCTTTGAAATCGTGGGGAGTAAACATGGATACCCAACTCAAGCATCAG GAACACAAACAAAAGGAACCTCGTCAAGACTTCggagaagaaaatcagaaacttTACGTGTTCACTATATACGTAAAAAAGATGTGAG GGTGATGATTGGAACATGGAATGTTGCTGGAAGGGTCCCAATTGAGGATCTTGAGCTTGATGAATGGCTATGTACCAAGGAACCGGCAGACATGTATATTCTTGG TTTTCAAGAGGTGGTCCCTTTAAACGCTGGGAATGTATTAGGAGCCGAGGATAGCAGGCCAATTCCAAAATGGGAGGCCATTATTAGAAGAACACTAAACAAATCTTCACAACCCAGGACATTATGTAAGAGTTACAGTGCTCCTCTCTCACCGGTGTCGAGGTCTTCGACTCCTACTGTTGGGAGCAGCAGGACTGCTCAGCTTGCTGATAATGGTTCCTTATTCGAAGGAGAAAGCCCAAAGAAGCTAATCAACATGGAGATGGAGTTACAGTGGGACAGGGTTCATGCTGCCAATGGCGCCAGTAAACTAGACTGGCCTGAATATTCATTTGATACGCCACCGCAAGCTCCGACTTCTAGATCAAAATTGAGAAGAGTCCTGAGCAGCTATCCAagaattggatttgattggccGGAGGGATCGCAAGCAGTGAATGCTGGGCTAAAACGAGTTTACCATAGCTCAGGGAACCTTGGAATGCTGTGGTCAGAGCAGCAAGAGACATCTGATGttcttaattcattaaatgatgTTCCTGACAGGCTttctgaagaagaggaagattcTTCCTCAGTAAATGTAGCAGACGAACATGATGTCAAGAATCAAGAAGAATGTTTAAGACGTAGTGCTAGATTTGTGCGCGTCGTCAGCAAGCAGATGGTTGGTATTTACATCTCCGTCTGGGTTTGTCGAAGGCTGAGGagacacataaacaatttgAAGGTATCTCAAGTTGGTGTTGGACTTATGGGCTACATGGGAAACAAG GGGTCTGTTTCTGTCAGCATGTCTCTTTTCCAAACTAAGTTGTGCTTCGTCTGTTCTCATCTGACATCAGGCCATAAGGAGGGTGATCAACATAAACGGAATTCTGATGTGCATGATATCTTACAACGCACTCGATTTTCTTCTATATTAGATGCTGATCAGCCGCAGACGATTCCAACACATGA CCGAATTTTCTGGTTTGGAGACCTGAATTACCGTCTAAATATATCGGATGCTGAAGTAAGGGAACTTGTTGCTAAGAAAAGATGGGATGAACTCATGAACTTTGATCAG CTAAACAATGAGCTAAGAAAAGGGCGCATATTTGATGGATGGAGGGAGGGGCGCATTAGTTTTCCACCTACTTACAAATATGAgatcaactcaaatagataTGTTGGAGAAAAtgctagagaaggagagaagaagaggtcCCCAGCATG GTGCGATCGTATTCTTTGGTCGGGGAAGGGCATCAGACAACTTTCATATTGGAGGTCCGACTTGAGTCTCTCAGATCATCGTCCGGTTAGCGCGATCTTCTTGGTTGAAGTTGAAGTCTTTGACGAGCGAAAACTTGAAAGAGTTCTAAACTTTACTAGTGCTGGATAG
- the LOC120103727 gene encoding peroxidase 20, which produces MKVSASIKVLMAKLLALFLLLISNLVGAPGELSPYYYEESCPLAEEIVRQVVTEAVYRNPRIAASLLRLHFHDCFVLGCDASLLLDDAGDIVSEKNAVPNLNSVRGFDVIDRIKAVLEEACPLTVSCADILAITARDCVHLRGGPRWEVLLGRKDSLKASLTAANQMIPAPNFTLEMLISNFQAQGLDIVDLVTLSGSHTIGRSRCTSFKQRLYTPQPYLELDYHRRYSVFFSALRSMCPASGRDNVLVPLDLKTSRRFDNQYFFNLLRGNGLLQSDNELVSEYPEAEVLSLVWAYASNQELFFKHFANSMIKMGNINVLTGDEGEVRHNCRHVNAYYH; this is translated from the exons ATGAAGGTTTCAGCCagtatcaaggtcctcatggCAAAGCTTTTGGCTCTGTTTTTGCTGTTGATTTCTAATTTAGTTGGAGCACCTGGTGAGCTCTCTCCATACTACTACGAAGAGTCATGTCCCCTCGCAGAGGAGATCGTGAGGCAAGTTGTCACAGAAGCAGTTTACAGAAATCCAAGGATTGCAGCCTCTCTTCTTCGCCTTCACTTTCACGATTGTTTCGTTCTG GGATGCGATGCTTCGCTTCTTTTAGATGATGCAGGTGATATAGTCAGTGAAAAAAATGCTGTGCCAAACCTGAATTCTGTGCGAGGTTTTGATGTGATCGACCGAATAAAGGCTGTGCTAGAGGAGGCATGCCCATTAACTGTGTCGTGTGCTGACATTCTTGCCATTACAGCTCGAGACTGCGTCCATTTA AGAGGTGGTCCGAGGTGGGAGGTACTCTTGGGGAGAAAGGACTCTCTGAAAGCAAGCCTTACTGCTGCGAACCAAATGATACCTGCTCCAAATTTCACACTTGAAATGCTCATTTCCAACTTTCAAGCTCAGGGGCTTGACATAGTAGACTTGGTCACTCTCTCAG GCAGCCATACCATTGGAAGGTCAAGGTGTACAAGTTTCAAACAGAGGTTGTATACTCCACAACCATATCTAGAGCTGGACTATCACCGCAGGTATTCAGTCTTTTTTAGTGCATTGAGGTCCATGTGCCCTGCTTCAGGGAGGGACAATGTCTTGGTTCCCCTTGACCTGAAGACTTCGAGGAGGTTCGACAACCAGTATTTCTTCAACCTCCTTCGAGGAAATGGATTGTTGCAGAGCGACAATGAGCTTGTTTCTGAGTACCCAGAGGCAGAAGTGCTGAGTCTGGTATGGGCCTATGCATCTAATCAAGAACTATTTTTCAAGCACTTTGCAAACTCAATGATAAAGATGGGGAACATCAATGTACTCACCGGAGATGAGGGAGAAGTCCGGCATAACTGTCGCCATGTGAATGCATATTACCATTGA
- the LOC103706435 gene encoding pyruvate kinase isozyme G, chloroplastic-like, which translates to MAMSAMETGGLATCITPSRSDHASLASSRQLGGSSPAPRRRFRPAMGPQRGAAMGSMRASETGGKAELGENNAPGNTGHLTYSLGLQPSNYKFGVAPNSLRKTKIVCTIGPSTNTREMIWKLAEAGMNVARLNMSHGDHASHQKIIDLVKQYNAQSKDNVIAIMLDTKGPEVRSGDVPQPIVLREGQEFNFTIKRGVSSKDTVSVNYDDFVNDVEVGDILLVDGGMMSLVVRSKTTDTVKCEVLDGGELKSRRHLNVRGKSATLPSITEKDWEDIKFGVENKVDFYAVSFVKDAKVVHELKDYLQSCNADIHVIVKIESADAVPNLQSIISASDGAMVARGDLGAELPVEEVPLLQEEIIRRCSSMEKPVIVATNMLESMIDHPTPTRAEVSDIAIAVQEGADGIMLSGETAHGKFPLKAVKVMHTVALKTESTLSSSISHSVLSTATQAIYGADCSQSRMSAMFASHATAMSNNLGTPIIVFTRTGSMAIRLSHYRPSSTIFAFTNEERVKQRLALYHGVRPIYMQFSDDAEETFSRAISCLLRGNFLKEGEYATLVQSGTHSIWRQESTHQIQVRKVQG; encoded by the exons ATGGCGATGAGCGCAATGGAAACCGGCGGGCTCGCGACGTGCATCACTCCGTCGAGATCGGATCATGCCTCTCTGGCCTCCTCGCGGCAACTCGGCGGTTCTTCTCCCGCGCCCAGGAGGAGATTCCGGCCGGCAATGGGTCCCCAGCGGGGCGCCGCCATGGGGTCCATGAGGGCCAGCGAGACTGGCGGCAAGGCGGAACTCGGAGAGAACAATGCCCCCGGGAATACG GGACACTTGACCTACTCTCTTGGGCTTCAGCCTAGCAACTACAAGTTTGGGGTTGCTCCAAATTCTCTAAGGAAAACGAAAATAGTTTGCACAATTGGTCCGTCCACGAATACACGTGAAATGATATGGAAACTAGCAGAAGCAGGAATGAATGTAGCACGGCTAAATATGTCCCATGGAGACCATGCATCGCACCAGAAAATTATTGACTTGGTCAAGCAATATAATGCTCAGTCAAAGGACAATGTTATTGCCATAATGTTGGACACTAAG GGCCCTGAGGTAAGGAGTGGGGATGTTCCCCAGCCTATAGTACTTAGGGAGGGCCAGGAGTTCAACTTCACTATCAAAAGAGGAGTCAGTTCCAAAGACACAGTTAGTGTAAATTAtgatgattttgtgaatgatgtGGAAGTTGGCGATATTCTCTTGGTTGATG GGGGGATGATGTCACTAGTGGTGAGGTCAAAAACAACAGATACGGTCAAATGCGAAGTCCTTGATGGTGGAGAGCTGAAATCAAGGCGGCACTTAAATGTACGTGGCAAAAGTGCGACCCTACCATCTATAACAG AGAAAGACTGGGAAGATATTAAATTCGGGGTGGAGAACAAAGTTGATTTCTATGCTGTTTCATTTGTAAAAGATGCTAAAGTGGTCCATGAATTGAAAGACTATCTCCAAA GTTGCAATGCAGATATACATGTGATTGTCAAAATAGAAAGTGCAGATGCAGTACCAAATCTCCAGTCCATTATATCTGCATCCGATGGG gctATGGTGGCTCGTGGAGACCTTGGAGCTGAGCTTCCAGTTGAAGAAGTTCCTTTGCTGCAG GAGGAGATCATTAGAAGATGCAGTAGCATGGAGAAGCCAGTAATTGTAGCAACAAATATGTTGGAAAGCATGATTGATCATCCAACTCCAACCAGGGCAGAAGTTTCTGACATAGCAATTGCAGTCCAAGAAGGTGCAGATGGCATCATGTTATCTGGTGAAACTGCTCATGGGAA GTTTCCACTGAAAGCTGTTAAGGTGATGCACACTGTAGCATTGAAGACCGAATCAACTCTATCAAGCAGCATTAGTCATTCAGTTCTTTCTACTGCTACCCAG GCTATTTATGGTGCGGACTGCTCTCAGAGTCGCATGAGTGCAATGTTTGCATCCCATGCAACCGCGATGTCAAACAACCTTGGGACACCTATCATCGTCTTCACCAGAACTGGTTCCATGGCAATTCGTCTGAGCCACTACCGGCCTTCTTCTACTATTTTCGCATTTACAAATGA AGAAAGGGTTAAACAGAGGCTGGCCCTTTATCATGGGGTGCGTCCTATATATATGCAATTCTCAGACGATGCAGAAGAGACATTCTCTAGAGCAATATCATGTTTGCTG AGAGGGAATTTTCTGAAGGAGGGAGAGTATGCCACTCTGGTTCAGAGTGGAACCCATTCAATCTGGCGGCAAGAATCTACGCATCAAATTCAAGTCCGTAAGGTCCAAGGCTGA